The following are encoded together in the Gordonia insulae genome:
- a CDS encoding MadR family response regulator transcription factor translates to MTAPETTAVRTMLVDDHALLREGIRSLLDRESSISVVGEADSYDAALAEVTRCRPDVVVVDLKLTAGTEYEGLRLIREIAGRHPGVAALVLTTFLDDDLVVRAVKAGARGYVVKDVDTTELVRAIQAVSGGGSAFDPRSAAIVLRTVSGEGDGPEALTDREREVLRLLADGMSNKGIGQTLFISESTVKFHIRNIIRKLGVSKRTDAVYIASKRGLI, encoded by the coding sequence ATGACTGCGCCGGAGACGACCGCGGTACGCACGATGTTGGTCGACGATCACGCCCTGTTGCGGGAGGGCATCCGCTCGCTGCTCGATCGCGAGTCGTCCATCTCGGTGGTCGGTGAGGCCGACTCCTACGATGCCGCCCTGGCCGAGGTGACCAGGTGCCGACCCGACGTGGTGGTCGTCGACCTCAAGCTCACCGCGGGCACCGAATACGAAGGTCTGCGACTCATCCGTGAGATCGCGGGCCGCCACCCCGGGGTGGCGGCGCTCGTGCTGACCACGTTCCTCGACGACGACCTGGTGGTCCGGGCGGTCAAGGCCGGGGCGCGGGGCTATGTGGTGAAGGACGTGGACACGACAGAACTGGTGCGCGCGATCCAGGCGGTGTCCGGTGGCGGCAGTGCCTTCGATCCGCGGAGCGCGGCGATCGTGCTGCGGACGGTGTCCGGCGAGGGGGATGGTCCCGAGGCCCTCACCGATCGCGAACGCGAGGTGCTGCGGCTGCTCGCCGACGGGATGTCGAACAAGGGGATAGGGCAGACGCTCTTCATCTCCGAGTCGACGGTGAAGTTCCACATCCGCAACATCATCCGCAAGCTCGGCGTCTCCAAACGCACCGATGCCGTCTACATCGCGAGCAAACGGGGTCTCATATGA
- the mftM gene encoding mycofactocin oligosaccharide methyltransferase MftM, with the protein MKTVDRLVRQRPRPVVRRATSLPAGFATCGEFGWRHQAHGVEIVHRLDAATISDSTMIAGLLPLVDLGVIAGQDAFEAAAVGVIRTSATTEARGWAAFYDNSLQELRSGDSPFSPIHRRARSLILGDSVLEVGSCFGFFALQCAEDGRQVQACDISAGAVDLLIGNSRRRGAPVHAVVGDATDLPFADDSVDTVTLIHLLEHLDEWAATTALTEALRVARLRVVVAVPYEENPSEHFGHLVRLSEADLRGWAGTVGHAGADYLEDHGGWLILTPPG; encoded by the coding sequence GTGAAGACCGTGGACCGTCTCGTCCGTCAACGCCCGCGCCCGGTGGTCCGTCGTGCGACATCCCTACCTGCCGGTTTCGCGACATGCGGCGAGTTCGGCTGGCGTCACCAGGCCCACGGCGTGGAGATCGTGCACCGACTAGACGCCGCCACCATCTCCGACTCCACGATGATCGCCGGCCTGCTCCCTCTGGTCGATCTCGGAGTGATCGCAGGTCAGGACGCGTTCGAGGCTGCCGCCGTCGGTGTCATCCGCACGTCCGCGACCACCGAGGCACGAGGATGGGCCGCGTTCTACGACAACTCCCTACAGGAGCTGCGTTCCGGCGACTCCCCCTTCAGCCCCATCCACCGGCGGGCGCGGTCGCTGATCCTCGGGGACAGCGTCCTGGAGGTGGGGTCGTGTTTCGGGTTCTTCGCACTGCAATGTGCCGAGGACGGTCGCCAGGTCCAGGCCTGCGACATCTCGGCGGGCGCCGTCGACCTGCTCATCGGCAACTCACGTCGTCGCGGTGCTCCGGTGCACGCAGTCGTCGGGGATGCCACCGACCTGCCGTTCGCGGACGACTCCGTCGACACCGTCACCCTGATCCACCTGCTCGAACACCTCGACGAGTGGGCCGCGACGACCGCGCTCACGGAGGCGCTGCGGGTGGCGCGGCTGCGGGTGGTCGTCGCAGTTCCGTATGAGGAGAACCCCAGCGAGCATTTCGGTCACCTGGTCCGGCTCTCCGAGGCGGACCTGCGGGGTTGGGCCGGCACGGTCGGACATGCCGGTGCCGACTATCTGGAGGATCACGGCGGATGGCTGATCCTGACGCCGCCTGGATAG